The window TATAATCCCGGCGTACAATAGCGCCGAACTCACGGTGAGGACGGTGAACAGCGTGCTTGGACAGACGTTCCGGGATATCGAGGTATTGGTCGTGGACGACGGGTCCGGCGACGATACCGGCGAAAAGATGAAGGCGTTCGGCGGGCGCATAAGGTATATCCGGAAGGACAACGGAGGCGCCTCAAGCGCCCGTAATGTTGGGATAAAGGCCTCGACCGGGGGATACCTGGCTTTTTTGGACTGTGACGATATTTATATGCCCGAAAAGATTGAGCGTTCGGTCGGGTATCTTGACGCGCATCCGTCCTGTGGGTTCGTACATACGTCGGCCTGCTATATCGACGGTGAGGATAGGCCGATACATATAGCCAGGTATCGCAGGTGGAAAAGGTCAGGACAGATCGCCGACGGGCTTTTGCTGCATAATTTTATCATAAATTCCACGGTAGTGGCGCGCAGAGAGTGCCTGGAGGCGGCCGGGCCGTTCGATGAGGGGATATTCATGCCGGCGGATTGGGATATGTGGCTACGCATGGCCGAGATGGGAGAGGCGGGGTATATCGATGAACCTCTCACGCTGTACAGGGTAACGGGGCGATATATAATGAAGCATCTGGAACTCTCGGAAAAAGAACAATTGTATATGCTGGACAAGGCGTTCGCGCGGCGCGCGAACACGTCTGCCCGTGTGAGGCGAAAAGCGCTGGTGAACGTATATTGCCGGCATGCCGCCGGGTTCATGTCAATGGGTGAATATGATAAGGGCGGGGAAAGGGCGGGGAAGGCGTTGTCGGTCGGACCGTGGAACCCCAAGGCATTACTGCTACTGGCTGCTGCCAGGTTGTTCGGGCGTAACGCGGCTTTAGGCGAATTCGCGCGCAAAACGTATTATGGCGCGAAGTCCGCGTTCAAGAAATGTATGTTCTCCGGCAGGATGACGGACAACGAACAATAAGAGGAGAGGG of the Candidatus Omnitrophota bacterium genome contains:
- a CDS encoding glycosyltransferase, translated to MGAKVSVIIPAYNSAELTVRTVNSVLGQTFRDIEVLVVDDGSGDDTGEKMKAFGGRIRYIRKDNGGASSARNVGIKASTGGYLAFLDCDDIYMPEKIERSVGYLDAHPSCGFVHTSACYIDGEDRPIHIARYRRWKRSGQIADGLLLHNFIINSTVVARRECLEAAGPFDEGIFMPADWDMWLRMAEMGEAGYIDEPLTLYRVTGRYIMKHLELSEKEQLYMLDKAFARRANTSARVRRKALVNVYCRHAAGFMSMGEYDKGGERAGKALSVGPWNPKALLLLAAARLFGRNAALGEFARKTYYGAKSAFKKCMFSGRMTDNEQ